CGGGGATCGGTGTCTTAACCAGTGAATTGGCGCAACGGGCTGATAAAGTGGTTGCGGTGGAAATTGACCAGCGGCTGTTACCGGTTTTAGAGGAAACCTTATCTGATTATCATAATATCAAAATCATCAACCAGGATATTTTAAAGGTAGACCTCCACAAATTGATCCAGGAAGAATTCGCAGGGATGCAGGTTGTGGTATGCGCTAACCTTCCTTATTATATTACCTCTCCTGTTATTATGTATTTGTTGGAAAGTAGGTTGCCAATTGATGCTGTTACCGTGATGGTGCAAAAAGAGGCTGCCATCCGTATTTGTGCCCAGCCTGGAACCAGGGATGTAGGTGCTGTTAGCTTGGCGGTGCGTTATTTTAGCGAACCTCGTATTTTGTTCCAGGTATCCAGAGGAAGTTTTATGCCTGCGCCTAATGTAGATAGCTGCGTTATCCGGCTGGATATTAAAAAAGAAACGCCACAGAATATACTGGATGAAAAGCTGTTTTTCCGTTTGGTAAAAGCGGCGTTTTCCCAGCGAAGAAAAACTTTGGTGAACCCAGTATCCGGCAGTTTAGGGGTGGGCAAACCCCGGTTAAAACAATTGATGGAGGAATCCGGAATAAAATCTACTGCCCGTGCGGAAGAATTGACGATGGAACAGTTTATCCAGCTTGCAAACGGGATTACAATGTTGAAAAAATAATAAAACGAATAAGCGCAAAAACCCTCTATGGTAGGATCGTACTGCCCCATATTGTGCAGACAGTACAAAAAAGACCCGTGGTGTAGGAATATTAAGTTTTAGTAGGAATGGCACAGTGTGAGCGGCACTACTCCTGTTTTAATTTGGATGCGTTCGTGGTTGTAGAAATGGATATATTGGTCAATTATTTCTCTCTGACTTTTTCCTGCCTGAATTATTTCCTCGATTTCTGGTAATATTTCCTGCCCGTGCGTGTAATTTCCTTTTTGTACAGTTAAGCTCCCTGATGTATCTATTTTCCTACATCAGGGGGCTTTTGTCTATTATCCGTTTTTGCTGGATCTATTCAATCCTACCATAGAAGGTTTTTATGATATCAATCAATGTAAAGATATTTTAGGGTTTCTACTGTAAAAGGAGAAATGTTATTTTAAGAAGGACGCAAAACAAGGAATAGTATTTCATTTTATGTATTAGAAAAATCACAATAGAAACCAGATAATCAATAGTTCACACAAAAAATAAAAGGATATTCTCTCCATAGTAGCACGAATCTCTTTTGAAATATCTAGTAGTATGTTGATTTCGCAAAAATATTTTGGTGATTTTTGTCGATTTACTATATAGCTATTTGTTATCCCTTATGCTACAATAAAAGCAGGAAAAGGAGGCATTTATGATGAAAAAGAGTTTAAAAGTAGGAGTATTTGTTTTATGTTGTGTTATGGTGACCCTTTGTCTAACTGGATGTGTTTTTGGCAATGTTAATCAAACCCTTACTCTAGGCGGGGAATACGCATTGTTGCTGAATAATGGTTCTTGGTATGATGAACAGGGAAATCTGGTTTTACAATTGGACGAATACCGTGGATGTACGATTGCGGGTGACCAGGAAATATATCGAGGCGGATTTTTTGTGGATACTGATTTTACCTGTTATATTGAAGATGATACTGTGGTACCAGAAACGACAGAATCAACAGGAAATGGGTTGTTAGTGTTTAATTTAAACGATGGGCCTCATGTTTATGAATGGACGGACGAATTAAGTTCTGATTCCGAAACCTGGCATTTTGAAATTGGCTCAAAACAAAATGAGAATATTTTGTATTGGGAAGGAAAAATTTTGCATCAGGAGGTAGAGGGAACAGACGATAATGTTCCTACTTTGGGGATATAACAATTGATTTTTCTAAGCTGGTAACAGTTGTGAAAAGATGGATGTTGGTATGGATATGTGTTATGCTTGCCGTTTTGTTTGAATTACCAGCATTTGCGGAAGAACCAATATTAAAGTGGAATGAATCCGGATTTTTATCCTTAATGAAATCTCAGGACTTTGTGGAAATTTCTGCATTGGAAGAGGATATTTTGGAAGAAATCAGTGATAATTTGCTGGGGCTGGAGGATGTGGAAAAATCCGATATTGTTCCGGAATTGATTGATTATGAAAACGCCTATTGCTGTTTTGTTATGTCTGACCCATTTCTTTTAGGAGAGTTTTCCACAGAAGATTGTATACGAGAACTGCGTTATACCACTCATATTTGGATGATTCCAATCTGTTGTAAGGGGTTTCGGATTACAATCCAGTGTTTTCCAAGGGATTATCCTTTTTTAGCGGATAGCGAAAAGGAAAAGATGGAGAAATCAGGGAGAAGCTGGGTGGTTGGTGAATTCGCGTTAAACTATGTGCGGTATTCATCAGGTATGGATGTAGCGGAAGAATTTCAGATGCGTTCCAGATGGTATGGCGTTGATCCAAACCAGCCAAAATTATTGTTTTATGGCGCAGAAAAACTAACTGGAACATTGGGTGTGACAGTGGAAAACAATCAATTATCCCAAGGAATTTTGTTAGATGGTTCTTACCCTATCGGGTCGGAGTATATAAGGTTTGGACAAGGATCGGTGAGGGAATATCAAATTGGAAAATTTTATAATTTTTCGGAGATGGCAAAAAGATTTCAACAGGTAAAAGCAGAGAAGCAGGATTTTCCCCATTTGAATAGTATCTCGTACGTTCAAATCCTTTTGCTCGTGTTAGTTGGGATTGTTTCGATTTTGGTAGCGGTGTGTATCATCCGTTTTAAATTAACATGTGAGTGACCTTTATGGACGAGAAGGTGGTCGTATGAAAAAGATTTTATCCTGCTTATCTTGTATGCTACTGCTGTTTTCTATCCTAACAGCGTGTTCATCCGATGTGGAAACAAGGGAACTGGTATGGAATGAAAATGGATATGAATCATTGCTTCAAGCAGAAGAATTTGAGAAAATACAAAAGCTTTCAGGGAGTATCTTAAGTGAAACCCGTACCATTATCCGTTCCAGTAATTTAGATATCACCGTTGAAAAAGAAAATATTCATTTTAAATTGGCATACAAATCTTATATGGTAAATCCATTAAAACTAGAGGATTTGGAGCAGGAGTTGCCTCGTGCGGAATATGCTTGGAATATTCCGGTTCTCACCGATAATGGGCATTTTATTGTGAGCTGTCGTTTGAACCGAAAATTAAACACAAATAGCAAAGGGCTGTTGACCGATTCCTCCCTCCGCATAATTGCCAATCAGGAGGTCCGCTGGCAGACCTCATTATCGTATTATTATCCAAACGCTTCCAAGTTACCAACGGAAATACTGGATGACGCTTTGATCAATACGAATTTCGATCAGAGGGTACATAAAATATTTTTTGGCGATTGTAATAAGATGAGAGGATTGTATAGCCTCGTTTTACAGGATAAAAAACCTGTTTATATGGTTCCAATTAAAGATTTTAGTGTAAGCGGTATAGAAAAAATATCAGGAGATATGAAATCAGCCGGTGATTTTATAGATGGACAGCGCTATACCTATAAGGACTTTGCGGAACGGATAAACCGCGTAAAAGAACATAAGCACGTTTTCCCTTACGGAGGAGAACCTGGATTAATTACGAACCCAACCAGGCCGAAATTTTTAGAAGGCATTAAACCGGAAGGAATTGTTTTACTGATTATTGTAGCGGCGTTTCTTCTGACAACTGGAGGAATATTGGTTTACCAGAAGGTAAAAGATAGGGTTCGATAATAGAAGGGCGATGTTGATTCGCCCTTATTTTGATAGGAATTGATCATAGTAGACTTATTGTTTCCAAAAAAATGAATAAAAACAAAGATTTGGAAGCAAAAATTATTTTTGTTTTTTTGAGAAAAAGAGAAAAATTTATTTGATAAAGAAATAAATTCTTGGTTTATTTATGAAAAAACGTTTTATTGCAATGTTAGGAATGATTCCTATATAATATATACAAAATAAGTATAGTTTGTTGCAGAAAGTTTGGCGTACAATTGTTTGACATTATTCTTGTGGTTTGTTAAGATATTAATGCGAGATAAAGGATGGACGGAATAGTTCTTTATCGAAGGAAAGTGAACAAAGGCAGTCATACAAAAACAGGAGGGAAAATACATGGATTTTGTAACAGGAAAATGGAACAAAGAAATCAATGTACGTGACTTTATTGTAAGAAACTACACACCATATGATGGTGATGACAGCTTTCTGGTTGGACCAACCGAAAAAACAAAAGACCTCTGGCAAGAAGTAACCGATTTAATGAAAAAAGAGCGGGAAGCCGGCGGCGTATTGGATATTGACGAAAAAACAATCTCCGCTATTGACGCATATGCTCCAGGCTATATTGATAAAAACCTGGAAACAATTGTTGGCTTGCAGACTAACGAGCCTTTAAAACGTGCGATTATGCCTTACGGTGGAATCCGTATGGTGGAAACTTCCTTAAAAGCATACGGCAAAGAGATGGATCCAAAGGTTGCACGTGTATTTAAACACAGAAAAACCCATAACGACGGTGTATTCGATGTTTATACCGATGAAATGAGGGCAGCTCGCCACTGTGCGATTATCACTGGTTTACCAGACGCATACGGCCGTGGAAGGATTATTGGCGACTACCGCCGTGTTGCTTTGTATGGGATTGACAAGTTAATCGAAGAAAAGAAAATCGCAAAGAAAAACTTTGCTTTTGACTATATGGACAGCCCAACCATCCGTCAAAGGGAAGAACTTTCTGAACAAATCCGTGCTTTGGAAGCAATGAAGAGCATGGCTGCAAGATATGGCTGTGATATCTCCAAACCTGCTACCAACACACAGGAAGCAATTCAGGCGGTATACTTTGGCTACTTGGCAGCAGTAAAAGACCAGAACGGCGCTGCAATGTCCCTAGGTCGTGTATCTACCTTCTTGGATATTTACGCGGAAGAAGATTTGAAAAACGGTACCTTTACCGAAGCACAAATCCAGGAATTTGTTGACCACTTTATTATGAAGCTGAGAATGGTCCGCTTCCTGAGAACCCCTGAATACGATGAACTGTTCAGCGGTGATCCAACCTGGGTAACAGAATCCATTGGCGGTATGTGCAATGATGGACGCCACATGGTAACAAAAATGTCCTTCCGTTTCTTACACACCCTGATCAACCTGGGCCCAGCTCCAGAACCAAACCTGACTGTCCTGTGGTCCGAACGTTTACCAGAAAACTTCAAAAAATACGCGGCTAAAATTTCCATTGAAACTTCCGCGATCCAATATGAAAACGATGACATCATGCGAGATAAATACGGCGATGATTATGGTATTGCGTGTTGTGTATCCGCTATGAGAATCGGAAAACAGATGCAGTTCTTCGGCGCGCGTTGTAACCTGGCAAAAGCATTGCTGTACGCGTTAAACGGCGGTAAAGATGAACGTTATAACATGCAGGTTGCTCCAGAAATCGCTCCAGTTGGGGACGGCCCACTGAATTACGATGAAGTAATCCGTAAATTTGACTTTATCACCAGCTGGCTGGCAAAATTGTATATCAATACCCTGAATGTTATCCATTACATGCATGATAAATATTGCTATGAAAAAGCGCAGATGGCATTGCACGATGAAACTATTCTGAGGACAATGGCAGGCGGTATCGCAGGTTTATCCGTAGTAGCAGATAGCTTGTCCGCTATTAAATACGCAAAGGTTACCCCAGTTCGCAATGAAGACGGTTTAATCACCGAATTTAAAATTGAAGGCGATTATCCGAAATTCGGAAATAACGATGAACGTGTAGATGAAATTGCGGTTCAAGTGGTAAAAAGCTTCATGACAAAACTGAGAAAACACAGCACCTACCGTGAATCTGTTCCAACCATGTCCATCCTCACCATTACTTCCAACGTGGTATATGGTAAGAAAACTGGTTCCACACCAGATGGACGTATCGCAGGGGAACCATTTGCACCTGGTGCAAATCCAATGCATGGCAGAGACACCAACGGCTGTGTTGCTTCGATGAAATCCGTTGCGAAACTTCCATATGACTATTCAGAAGATGGAATTTCTTATACCTTCTCAATTGTACCAGGTGCTTTGGGTAAGGAATTAGATCAGCAGGAAAATAATCTAGTAACCCTGTTGGATGGATATTTTGCGGATGAAGGGCACCATATTAATGTCAATGTAATGAACCGTGAGGTTCTGTTGGACGCTATGGATCACCCAGAAAAATATCCTCAGCTGACCATCCGTGTATCCGGCTACGCAGTAAACTTTATTAAACTGACCAGGGAACAGCAATTGGATGTTATCAACAGAACATTCCATGACCGTTTCTAATCTGCTTAGAATAAGATGATATTGTAGTGATGATCCTGCGCAAGATGCGTGGGATCATTCGTTTGTAAGGGAAAGTCAACCAATTTGGTGTAGTATGATCGGGAGGTAAACATGGCTGGTAAAATTGGAAGAATCCATTCGGTAGAAAGTTTTGGCGCAGTAGATGGTCCCGGCATCCGTTTTATTGTATTTATGCAGGGATGCCCATTGCGATGTAAATTCTGCCACAATCCGGATACCTGGAACCCAAAGGACGGAACGGAAATTGATACAGAAACCTTGGCAAACCAAATAGAATCCTACCGCAATTTTATTAAAAAAGGTGGGGTTACGGTATCCGGTGGGGAACCCTTATTGCAGACTGAATTTGTTGCTGACCTATTAAAGCGATGTAAAGAGAAAGGATTCCACACTGCCATTGATACTTCTGGAGGAATCCCTCTGGAGAAAGCACTGCCAGCATTGGAACAGACAGATATGCTGCTGTTGGATATGAAGGATATTGATACCGACGGCGCAAAAGAGCTGACTGGTATGGGAAATGAAAACGCTAAAGCTATTTTGGAATACTGCCAGGAGCATGGCAAACAGGTATGGCTGCGCCATGTGGTTGTCCCAGGTTACACATTGGATCGTGATAAACTGGAACGATTGGCTGATTTTGCGAAAGCTTATTCCTGCATCGAAAAAGTGGAGCTGCTGCCATTTCACAAGATGGGGGAATATAAATGGAAAGAATTGAGGGAGCCTTATTCCTTGGGAGATACACAGGAACCAACCAAAGAAGAAATGACGTGGGTAAAAGAGATTTTTACCTCCCGTGGATTGCAACTAAACTAAATCAACAAAACCCCTTTCACACAAGATTATCTGTGGAAGGGGGTTTGTTGGTTTTTTTATGAAAGAAAATTTAAAGTAGAGAAAGCGATAAAAACTTTTTTATAAAAACGAATAGATATGGCGCTGGGGTTTTATGGGCATTTTGTTACAAGTATGATTCGTGTTAATCCAATAATAAAATAATGGAAAAATAAATCTCTCCCATGCGATAAATGATTTTAAAAATGATGTCATTCAGCACTTACCAAAACCCTAAATAGTTCCGAAATATTTCCTTTCGAGGAAAGCAGTTGGAATCCGTTTTTTTATTGTTACGGTCTTATCAAAAAAATTTTATCTGTCGATGAGAATAAAATCTTTCACTTTAAACGTGGAGTAAAGTAGGAGCTAATAGGAATCGTCTGGAAATAGAACAATTTTATAGAAACGGAAATTTCTATATTGATTGCGCGACAAGCGAGGTAAGTAATATGTTGAGGGGGGATTACCCATAGGATATCTTTGGAGTATTGAATCCTTTCTATATAGCATGATCCCACCAAAATAACAAAAAACCTATTATCAGATAAGGGATACCTGATAATAGGAAGAAAACCAGTATTACCGGTTATATAACTGGAGAATCCGGTTGGCGATCATCAGAGGGGAATCAGAGGCATCAATCGTATAACTGGAATTTTTTTGATAGAGTGGATAACGTGTTTGGTATAGTTCCAATAGTTCTTCCTTGGTGCGGGAATGGGCGTTAGGACGATTGGAATCTCCTGCAATCCTATGATAACAATCCTCAAAAGGCGCATCTAGAAACAAGACAATTCCATTTTGTTTTGCCAGCGTACCATTCTGTTCTATTGTCATAGCGCCGCCACCTGTAGCAACGACTAAGTTTCCTTGATGAGATAGCTCCCGAATAGCTTCTGTTTCGTATTGGCGGAAAGTCTGTTCCCCAAATTGGGCAAAAATCTGTGGTATAGTGAGGTGATGCTTTTTTTCGATATAATCATCCATATCCACAAAGCTTCGCCCCATCATCTTGGAGAGTTTCACGCCAATAGTAGTTTTTCCGCATCCCATAAATCCACATAAGTAAATTGTTTTTGCCATAATATCATTTAGTCACCAAACTGGGCTGTGACCATTTCCTCCATTTCTGCAACCAATGCCTGAATATCCTGTTTGGAATAGCTGGCGTCCTCCCAAATTTCGTGGGAAACAGCCGCCTGCCACACCAACATGTTCATGCCACCCATGACTTTTGCTCCATTGGCTTTTGCCAGTTTCATCAATTGAGTTTCCCGTGGGTTGTAAATCGCATCAAATAGGAATGCTGTATTTCCTGCAACTTCTGGAGAAACGGGACATTCGTCGTTATGGGGATACATACCACTGGGGGTCGCATTCAAAATCAAGTCGTATTTTCCAGTAACCGCCTGCAAAGAAGTGATGTGTACAGAGGATTCTGGAGAAAGTAATTTGATATTATTATAAGTATTTTCTGCTTTTTCATAGGAAGATTCCCTGACAGCAATCGTCAAATCGCCCCCAGCCAAAGCGGTTTCGATTGCCATCATCCTACCAGCACCACCGCAACCTAATAGTAGGACTTTTCCAGTTAAATCAGTGCCCAACATTTCGATGGAACGGAGAAAACCGGTTACATCGGTATTATAGCCAATATTTTTTTCACCACATTTTACAACATTAACCGCCCCATACCGTTTGGCAGAAAGGTCTAGCTGATCCAAATGGCGTAACATTTTAATTTTATATGGGATTGTAATATTAAATCCATTGAGCTGGAAGAGTTGGTCCGCTACATCGTCAAATTTTTCCAAAGGGATATCCTGAGCAATATAATCCGCATCCAGGTTACCAGATAATTCAAATAAACGCTTATGGATCGGTGGGGACATGGTATGTCCCAAAGGGTGCCCTATTAAAGCGTAATGTTGTGTTGACATAAACTGATCGCCGCCTTATTGAAGTTTTGCCAAAGCTGCTTCCACCGTTTTTTTGTTTTCCACATTCACAGCAGTGACATCTTTTAAAGTCTTTTTCACAAGCCCTGTCAGGACTTTGTTTGGACCTAATTCTACATAGTTTTCAAAGCCAGCTTGTTGGAGAGCGTTTAATTCTTTCACAAACTGTACTGGGGAAACCAGATGGGAAGCCAGATAGCTTGGCATATCAGAAAAGTCTTCCAATTTAGCACCTGTTAGGTTTGCGTAAAAATCAATTGCGGGAGTATGGAAAGAAATACCGGAGATTGCCTGTTTAAAACGATCTGCAGCTGGTTGCATGAGTTTGGAATGGAACGCTGCATTAACATTTAGTTTTGCGGCACGGCGAGCTTTGCCCTCAAAAGCAGTTACAGCAGCTTCTACTGCTGGGGTTTCTCCAGCAATGACCGTTTGAGCAGGGCTGTTATAATTAACTGGTACCACGTAGCCATCAATGGATGCACAGATCTCCGCAATGGTATCGCTGTCCAATCCTAAGATTGCATACATGCTGCCATCCTGATGTTCCGCACATTCTTGCATGGCGGCAGCACGTTCTTTGATGACACGGAAGCCATCTTCCAGGGATAGCATACCACTTGCTACCATAGCGGCGTATTCCCCTAAAGAGTGTCCGGCGACTGCTTCAAATGGGATGCCTTCATTTTCCATTAATTCCAATACTGCAAGGGATGTTGCCATGATAGCTGGCTGCGCCACGCCGGTTTTTGCCAGCTCAGCTTCTTCCCCGTCAAAGCAGATTTTTGCTAAATCAAACCCTAAAATATCGCTTGCACATTCATAAATCTGCAAGCTGGCGGGATTCATTTCACAGATTTCTTTTCCCATGCCAGAGTATTGGGAACCTTGGCCGGAAAACAGGTAAACAGTTTTTTTCATAAGCGTTTCCTCCCTTATAGCTGCTTTACAATCATCCTGTTATAAGATAGACAATATAGCGAAAATATGAAAAAACAATGAACTAATCACCGCTATGATGTGAACGCAGTGTTAAAGATAGAACACGTTTTACCAAAAGTACCCTAATTTTATTGACAAAGCAGCAAGTTGCTAATATGATTATAATTGAGATTTATTATAAGTAATCCAGTTGAATAAAATTTTAACATACATAGGGCAAAAATTGCAAGTGGATTTTCATATAAATTGATTATATAATAGATAATATTTTGATTGTTAGAATTGGAGGATAAAATTTTGACAGGAATTAAGCTAATTGGTACTGGTATGTATATTCCAGAAACAGTGGCCACCAATGAAGATTTTACCAAAATTGTAGACACATCAGACGAATGGATCACAAAACGAACAGGAATTAAAGAGCGCCATCCATCCAATGGGGAACCAACCTGGTATATGGGTGTACAGGCAGCGAAACAGGCAATGGAGGACGCTGGCGTTACACCGGATGAGATTGATATGGTAATTTCCACTAGTGTAACAGGGGATTACTATACGCCTTCTACTGCGAATATCATGCAGGGAAAACTGGGAATTCACAAGGCGTTTAGCATTGATATTAACTGTGCGTGTGCAGGGTTTGTTTATGGCTTTGACATGGCACAGCGATATATTGCCATGGATGACGATGTAAAAACTGTATTGATTATCAGTTCTGAGAATATTACCAAATTAGTGGATTATGAAGATCGTTCCACCTGTGTACTATTTGGGGATGGTGCTGGCGCGGCAGTAGTAACAGCAGGACCAAACCGCTGCTACACTTATTTGGAATGTGAAGCCCAGGACGCAAACAAGATTTATGCCCAGAATGCCCGTCCAGGCAATGCATTTACCACCCAGGAAGGCAGGGAAAAATATCTGGATTTATTCCCACAGGGAAGGGAACATTATATGCACATGGATGGACGGGATGTTTATAAATTTGCCACCCGTGCTATGCCAGAAGGGTTACACAAGGCATGCGAAAAAGCCGGTATAAAAGTAGAGGACTTGGCATTGATTATACCCCATCAGGCAAATTACCGCATCATCGAAACAGCGGCGAAAAACTTGGGGTTGAGTATGGACCATTTTTATTTGAATATTGATCGATATGGTAATATTTCTAGCGCATGCATCCCTGTTTGTTTAAATGAGTTAAAACGTGCAGGCCGTCTAAAAGAGGGGGATAAAATCGCCCTGGTAGGCTTTGGAGCTGGTCTGGTTTACGGTGCAACTGTATTTACAATATAATTTCCGTTACACCGAAAGACGGAGGATTGTTGGATGAGAACAAGAATAACGGAGTTATTGGGGATTCGATTCCCTATTTTGCAGGGTGGTATGGCTTGGGTTGCTGACGCACGTTTAGCGGCGGCAGTTTCCAATGGCGGAGGCGTCGGGATTATTGCCGGGGGCAATGCGCCGCCGGAGATTATTCGGGATGAAATCCGCAAGGTAAGGCAGCTTACTCGCCGGCCGTTTGGGGTAAACATCATGATGATGAGTGAATATGCCGAAGAACTGGCAGAACTCATGGTGGAAGAGAGGGTTCCCGTTGTGACAACAGGCGCGGGAAATCCGGGAAAACTTATCCCTATGTGGAAGGAAGCAGGAATTAAAGTAATTCCTGTGGTGCCCACAGTTGCGTTGGCAAAACGCCTGGAGCGGGCAGGGGCGGATGCCCTGATCGCGGAAGGATGCGAAGCAGGAGGCCATATTGGAGAATTAACTACCATGACTTTGGTTCCACAGGTGGTGGATGCGGTATCTATTCCAGTCATTGCGGCTGGAGGAATTGCGGATGGACGTGGAATTGCTGCCGCGCTGATGTTAGGAGCAGAAGGAGTTCAAGTTGGAACTCGTTTTCTAGTGGCGAAGGAATGCCATATTCACCCCAATTACAAGGCTATGGTGTTACGTGCGAAAGACACTGATACAGCGGTTACCGGGCGGAAAACTGGTCATCCAGTCCGTCAAATCCGAAATAAATTCACCAAAAATGTACTGGCTTTGGAAAAGGCAAATGCCGACCCAAAAGAATTTGAAGAATTTACCGTAGGTTCTCTAAAAAAAGCAGTGATGTACGGGGACACCGAACATGGAAGCTTTATGGCAGGACAGATTGCGGGAATGATAGATAGAATTCAACCGGCGGCGGAGATTATCTTGGAAATGTTTTCCCAAGCGGAACTTTGGATCTCTGCAACTGGCAAAATAATTTCAGAAAACGGAGGGGATTTTATTGGCTAAAACAGCATTGATTACAGGAGCATCCCAGGGACTGGGTGCGGCGATGGCGAAACGCCTAGCAAAGGACGGTTTTAACATTGCGATTAATTGTTATAGTGAAAATGAAGTGCAAAACGGTGGTGTGCAGACAGCAGAGGCTTGCCGTGAATTTGGAGTGGAAGCAGAATGCTTTATCTGCGATGTTTCCCAATTTGACGCTTGCGCCGGAATGGTAAAAGCGGTAAAAGAACGTTTTGGCACTATCGATGTATTGGTGAACAACGCAGGGATTACCAAAGACGGTTTGGTAGCACGTATGAGCGAAGCGCAGTTTGACGCTGTTACCAACGTTAACTACAAAAGTGTATTTAACATGATCCGCCATGTGAGCGGTATTATGATGAAACAAAAAGGCGGCCGCATCATTAATGTTTCTTCTGTTGCTGGGGTAAACGGCAATGCGGGGCAGTTTAACTATTCCGCTTCCAAAGCTGGGATTATTGGCATGACAAAAACCGCCGCAAAAGAATTAGGCGCCCGCAATATCAATGTAAACGCAATTGCGCCAGGCTTTATTAATACTCAGATGACAGCAGTATTGGGTGACGATATTA
This is a stretch of genomic DNA from Clostridium facile. It encodes these proteins:
- the fabG gene encoding 3-oxoacyl-[acyl-carrier-protein] reductase, which produces MAKTALITGASQGLGAAMAKRLAKDGFNIAINCYSENEVQNGGVQTAEACREFGVEAECFICDVSQFDACAGMVKAVKERFGTIDVLVNNAGITKDGLVARMSEAQFDAVTNVNYKSVFNMIRHVSGIMMKQKGGRIINVSSVAGVNGNAGQFNYSASKAGIIGMTKTAAKELGARNINVNAIAPGFINTQMTAVLGDDIKDAIKKQISLRRYGEPEEVASVVSFLAGPDASYVSGQVILIDGCLSM
- the fabK gene encoding enoyl-[acyl-carrier-protein] reductase FabK, coding for MRTRITELLGIRFPILQGGMAWVADARLAAAVSNGGGVGIIAGGNAPPEIIRDEIRKVRQLTRRPFGVNIMMMSEYAEELAELMVEERVPVVTTGAGNPGKLIPMWKEAGIKVIPVVPTVALAKRLERAGADALIAEGCEAGGHIGELTTMTLVPQVVDAVSIPVIAAGGIADGRGIAAALMLGAEGVQVGTRFLVAKECHIHPNYKAMVLRAKDTDTAVTGRKTGHPVRQIRNKFTKNVLALEKANADPKEFEEFTVGSLKKAVMYGDTEHGSFMAGQIAGMIDRIQPAAEIILEMFSQAELWISATGKIISENGGDFIG